ATATTTTTCTAAATTTACGGTGGATGAAGTTGTGGAAGTTATTGTAGAATAGGGATTGATTATGAAATATTTTTTAGCAAGGGGTAAATCCCCTTGTTTTAAAATTTTTTTATTATATCATATTTTCAGAAATTATCAATAGTTTTTTTTGAAAAAGTGTAAAGAAAAAAAACTTGACAATTTATCAAAATTTTTGTATAATCATATTGCATTTAAAATAATAAGTTTTAAAATTATTGAATAGTATGGAGGTAACATTTAATGTTAAAATTAAGATTGACAAGATTAGGAAGAAAAAAAGTTCCTTTTTATAGAATAGTAGCTATGGAGGCTTTATCTAGAAGAGATGGGAAAGCTGTTGCTTACCTTGGAACTTTTAACCCGCTTGTTGAAGATGACAAACAAGTAGTATTGAAAGAGGAAGAAATCTTGAAATACTTATCAAACGGTGCTCAACCAACTGAAACTGTTAAAAGTATCTTAACAAAAGCAGGAGTTTGGGCTAAATTTCAAGAAACTAAGAAAAAATAGTTCTGAAAATTCTTGATTCATAATTTATTTTCCATTTTTTGTTGTACTAGCAAGAGATTTTGGTCTTTTGTTAGTACAATTGAGATGTAATTTTCATTTGAGGTTTGAATATTGCATTTCAAAATATTTGTCCTAATTTTTAGGGCAAATTTTTTTAAGGAGAATTAATATTTATAGTTATTTTAAATTTAATTTTATTTTAACAAAAAGATAGCAAGAAGTCTCCGACTTCTACAAGTGGGAGATGAATTGCTTTTTTTGTAAAAAAAATTGAAAAAAGTCAAATTAAAATATCATAGAGAAATACCGAAGGATTACAAGATAAAGTCAGTAACATTGACAAACAGTAATGGAAATTACTATGTTTCTGTCTTGACGGAATTTGAAAAAGAAATTCAAAAAATGCCAAGTTATGATAAAGTAATTGGACTTGATTTTTCAATGTCTGAATTATTTGTCAGTTCTGAAAACCAAAGGGCTGATTATCTAAGATATTTTAGGATGTTAGAAGAAAAATTAAAGAAATTACAGAAATCATTATCAAGGAAAGTAAAATTTTCTAAAAATTGGTATAAGCAAAAAGCGAAAATATCAAAATTACATGAGTATATTAAAAATTGTCGAAGAGATTTTTTGCATAAATTATCGAAAAAATTGTCTGAAGAATACAATGCTGTGGTTGTTGAGAATTTGAATATGAAAGGGATGAGCCAGGCATTAAATTTTGGGAAAAGTATAGGAGATAATGGATGGGGAATGTTTTTGAGAATGCTTGAGTATAAGTTAATGTTTTTAGGGAAACAATTTTTGAAGATAGATAAGTGGTTTCCGTCATCGAAAACTTGCAGTAAATGCGGAAATATTAAAGAGGAACTGAAATTATCAGAAAGAAGTTATAAATGTGAGTGCTGTGGAATTGAAATTGATAGAGATTACAATGCGGCACTGAATATAAAAAACATTGGGAAATTGATGTTGGAATATTAGAAAAATAAAAAAAACAGGGCAGGGACTGTCCGAAGAGCTTGGTAAATATATTTGGCTAACAAAAGCAGATACTTCCCAAGAAGCTCCCGCTTCTAAAAGCGGGAGTAGTTCACGAATAGATTTCAAATGAAATACTATTTTCATTTAAATAATGGATATGCTAAGTTTCACTTGGTATAGAAATTATTTTTTTGTGCTTAACATTAGGCAAAGTTTAGAATAAAAGGAGTTAGAATTATGACGAATAATTTAACAGTTTTAAAGAAGGATTTGAAGTCTTTTGCAAAAAGAGTGAAGGACTTTAAATATACAGAATCAGCCCTTATAACTTTTTTATTAACTGGATTAATCGAACTGACAGGAGTTTCGTTTAATCTTTTTTCGGCTGAAAATGAAATCCAGGCGCAAACAAAGGCAATCAACACGTCGATAACGAACTTGAAGAGTGATTTCAGGTTTGCACGGCATGAAAATGATAAGTTGCTTAGAAAGACAAACTTGGAATTAGTTAAGTTAATGGAACAAGGAGATCACGTTGTAAAAAGCCCATGGAGCAGCTGGCAATACGGAATAAACGGTTTCTACAACAGCTGGCAAGGTTCATACAAAGGTCGTGGAGACAAAACTGCTGACTACAAATACGAACGTGACAAAACAATGAGCAAAACCAAATACGAAGCATATCCTCACACTCTTTACGGAAACACGACAGAACT
The DNA window shown above is from Leptotrichia wadei and carries:
- the rpsP gene encoding 30S ribosomal protein S16, producing the protein MLKLRLTRLGRKKVPFYRIVAMEALSRRDGKAVAYLGTFNPLVEDDKQVVLKEEEILKYLSNGAQPTETVKSILTKAGVWAKFQETKKK
- a CDS encoding RNA-guided endonuclease InsQ/TnpB family protein, with the translated sequence MKKVKLKYHREIPKDYKIKSVTLTNSNGNYYVSVLTEFEKEIQKMPSYDKVIGLDFSMSELFVSSENQRADYLRYFRMLEEKLKKLQKSLSRKVKFSKNWYKQKAKISKLHEYIKNCRRDFLHKLSKKLSEEYNAVVVENLNMKGMSQALNFGKSIGDNGWGMFLRMLEYKLMFLGKQFLKIDKWFPSSKTCSKCGNIKEELKLSERSYKCECCGIEIDRDYNAALNIKNIGKLMLEY